A segment of the Schistosoma mansoni, WGS project CABG00000000 data, supercontig 0549, strain Puerto Rico, whole genome shotgun sequence genome:
agatgtgatgtacctgcatctcagagttgatgtttactctgggactcgaacccagtacttttcgcttcaaatgacatcgcgttatccactcagctactgagtcagcACTCGGTAGGACGAAACATgtgtcctggactccactgttagccactatccatctttgcttatatggCATTTCGGTACAAAAATAAAAGCCTTTTCATTAAATAACAACATGAGTTGATAAGATATTTATCTGACCTTAATGATAAAATATGTCGTTTTGATATACTGAAATATtcgaaataatttgaaaaaatgTTTCATGTTTTAATGTTGATAGTAGAACGAAGATTTAGTCTTCTAAAATGATTTGGCATTTAATAACTTAGATTTAAGTTGACTATATTaaaagatcatgaatcaattgaagctagaccaccatggaaaacatggaagcactggacggccctctcgtcccagtatgggactcctcagcagtgcgcatccacgatcccgcctcaatcgaccagtggagttcaaccaggtccattgtgagatagtaacacactaaagacaatggtggatgtgtcgctcaacttcgtggattggttgaagttagacattaacaccgttaaatgccggctcagtggtctagtggttaagcgctcacgcgtgGGCCTGATAAGTTTTGGGTTTGAATGTCGCGAGGCGGGATAATGGTTGAGCACTgtcgaggagtctcataataaaacaaaacggccgtccagtgcttccaggttttccttggtgttcTAGCTTGAATTGATTAATGATCTCAATTAATAAAAATACTTCTGATAtattaaagaaatgaaaaattcTCAGTTTACATGAATGACTATGTTTTAAGAGTAGGTTCAGATATATCTGAAAGATCATTTCTTACTTTAACTTAAACAAACAGTAAAGATCAACTTATGCAACCaacatatattttaataataagaaTGTTACGCCCGGTCAATATAAGGTGAAAAACTTGGATAACCTCACTTATCCTTTTATAAATATCAAAACAACACCCACAAGTTAACAATAGTGTTTTCAATTAGATACTCATTTAGTTTTTTCTACTCTAATATACACAAAGTATTAAATCCATCAAGGGAATTCGTGAGTTAAGCTTAACAGTGAAAGAGAATTACATAGCTAGTCATAGtaagtaaaaattaaaaattgatATTAAAGTGATGGGTATTAGTAAATATAAGAAAAACGAACAGTCTAATAACGTGGATGATTACATTGGCATAGAACGTAAGTCAACCACCATCTCATATCTCATCGTAATGTGCTCAATATTGGGTTCCTCAAAGTAATGACTTGATTGCAATTaaatcgatagaattcgatcagcgcTAAGAAGGATTTGACATAAATGAcactggtcactactcagtgatcaatcatttgtaaatacatctcaatcCTACAGGATGTCAGTTGCGGGATGAATAACCTAGTGATATTATCTTCTAATTTTTTATTAAACCATTTCATGCAATCAGAATCCAGTAAAGGTTCTCAGAAACTTCTAGGAAGATGAAGAACTGTGGGTTGTAATGACTGGATAAATACCTATTGTATTATTAGATTCATGGTATTTCCAAGAGCTTCCAGAACATTAAGGCTACCGATAAACCTCTAAATTTCCATATTTTCTTTACACAAACTAACCTTAAAGTATAGTCTGGTTTATAATTTCCGCCTTCACTATCCCAATACCTACTTAAGTGTATAAAGAACCAGTAGGCAATTATCAAATCATTACTAGGCATTCAAGTTCCAGATAAATCATATTACATGTTTTTTTTCAGGACAGAATAACATCAATGCCGGCTGGAATCTAAATTCATTTATCAGAAAATCTTTAATATAATATTAAACAAACATATCTTCATACAAACTAGTGTTTATTTACCATATAAATAACGGAAATCAAGAACCAATGTAAGTTACAGAACCATTGGAAATCTAAGAGCACTGAACATCCTTTTCATCAGGGTTCGGGACCTCTGAGTAGTAGGCATCAACGACCCAGCAACCGGGAATCTGACCGTGGACCTTGGGTACAGCGGGTAGACGCCTAACCCCTAGTTAACTGAGGTGGTACCCAATAGTAtacaagtctaacttcaatgaatTTACTACTCAATCAAATTATACAACATGTAAACTGATGCAACAGATTGCTTTGTAGTTCCTTTAAAAACGGTAATGACAAAATTGAAACCAAATTCATATTTACATAGTTTATCCTATACATAGTTCAATATGTGTTGATTACTTTCTGTTAACAGTTATTTTGATAGACTGAACTAGAAAATAAACAGACATCACATTTGGGACAGTATTTTGTCTGACGTTATATAAGTATGTATGCTTCTTAAACGTGCATTATGACTAGAAGACAGTTTTGCCATTGATAACGCAGTCATTACTTCAAAATCAATCAATTGGCATTTAGACAATTTTATGTGTTCAAGtatgtttcttttaaaaaaatggttTGCAGCAAGGATTAGCGCCAACGAGCTAACCATTGATGACCAGAATGAGTTGAAATGTTATCGATGCCTATTTTTAGACCCTTCAACATTAATGACTAATAACCCTATACTATATTAATCTCGGAATAATTTTTTACAGCTAACGTGGCACTTTAAAAACATTAGGTTGGAAGTAATTAATCTACCTTTCCGCTACAACAGATTTGAAAATACACTGTATATTGGAAACCATGTTACTGAGTAAGGATGGTAATCATTTGGAACTAGCTAACTAACCATTTAAActtgttaagcaaagatggatagtggctagcagtggaatccaggacgcgcgcttcgtcctatttgggactcgtcagttgcagtcctaacacatcaatgggaagattcaaacaaacaaaactaagtgaatttaaacttcaccccatcgcacaaacaagtgactatcaggactcagtagctgagtggataacgcgatagagtttgaagtgaaaggtactgggttcgagtcccagggtaaacatcaactctgagatgcaggtacatcacatctgacgagtcccaaataggacgaaacgcacgtcaaactggattcctttgctagccactatccatctttgcttaccattcttgtgaattaaagctatatcgaggcaatatgcacagtatgcacatatgccaattagagactgaccagttgcagtcctaacacaccaatgagaatattcaaacaaacaatactaagtgcatTTAAACTTGTGTTTCAAATGTATTGTATTCATCAGTAAACATTTACATACTACAATGatttgtcattattatcaaCGAACTGATCTGAAATGCAACTATGTTCATTATTTTAATCTTACAATTAGCAAAATAACGTAATcatacttttttttgtttttttttatttctattttagtATCGCTCGATCAACTAAATTGAACAATGAATATGGTTTTATGTGTGAAAGTAAAAAGATACCATATGATTTTGTAATAAAAAATGGTGTATCTCCAGGTGTTGGAATAGTTCAAGCTGTAGAAGAGCATCATGTTGATCTAATTGTCATTGGTAACCGTGGACTAAGTAGACTAAAACGTACACTTCTTGGCAGTGTAAGTAGTTATGTAGTACACAATGCATATGTACCATGTATTATGGTGCCACCAGTTTGAAGAAAAGAACAATGactgtttatatttatatatatgaagtGTTTATGAAACTTTCTTAACATCATATTTTTTTATACTTACTGGATTACTGTTCTTCCTTGACACTTTTCTCTATTCATTATGTAGTACGTTATTACTGTCATTTTAGAAAAGGAACACGTCTACTAATCATTTGTTGTCTTATTTCACAATGTTTTTAAAGTGTCTATATGATGTTGACGGTTGAAACTATATAAGAAAGCTGTATCTTCCCTTATTTTTCAATTTATAAGAAGTTGGGAATGATTACTTTTGTTTATAATCGATATCAATGGTGTAAATTCGATTGCTCAGTATTTTTTTTGTAGAATTCAGATCTATTACTACATCTTCTGCTTACTATTTTGGTGTCAAGCACTGGTTTGGATGATCTTTAAATATCTGTTTCATTTTATAACACCAATTCTTACACCTATATGCAAAAAGTTCAAAAtctacattctcttcagtaaccTTCAATGTTTCCATATTAAATCATTAACCTTGTGTTATACAGTTTTTAAGATCATATATGAAGTATTTGTCTCTATGTTGTTCAGTTTCTGAATTTTGGTAAAAGAGGGGAAACTCTTATAAAATATGCATTATTTCTTTTTCTCTCAATACCTGTATTAGTCTGTTGAAGTGTTAGGGTAAAGTAACAGTAGCTCAGCTTAGGCACAGCACAAATCAGAGAGTAGTGTTCAAGATCCTATCAACTAGGCTGGTGATAAACTTCACGTTGTTAGGTCATCTGAGTGTATCGTAATCAGTAATTACGGTTGTGTTTTCGTTTATTCACTCACTCAATCGTAGCTATTTTGGAACAACTTCTATTATAGAATTGATTGGAGGTATGAATTTCGCTATTTTGTAACTTTTCCATCATGACAAATCGCGTTACACTTGACTCAACCTTAACATAATAGCTTGGTATTTTTGTCGTAGAAAACTTTATATTTTTCGTATAAGCCAGCAGAAACAACAAGCTGAAACACGCCCTCCATCATGGACTATGatagtataaataataattcccgCCTCATTTTTGTTGGTTGTCAGGTGAAAGGTCAAAGATGCGAACAAGAGTGGAGCTTATCCCCACCCTGTAAATGCAATGAGATGCAGTTTTTTTATTAGATATGACTCTGGTATATAGCAAGCAATTCTAATTTTCTCATCATAGTTTATAAATTCAAATTTCTAATTAGTATCAAGTGGTAGAGTTCCTGTATTCTATGACTACAGACATTATCGTCCGTTATCTTGACATTATTAGTGAACGGCAAAGAATACATTTAGTGTCAGCTTTTATCACGAAATGACACCTGTTGAATCATTAAAATGTCGAAAGGTTCTTGATGTAAAATACCTGAAAACTGATAACCATATTTCATGTAAGATTCCAAATAAGGATACATACAAATGAATTTTATGGAGTAAAATTTCTCTAGAAAATTCTTCTGTAATTTTCGGTAGATATCAGCCTAATGTGTTATACTTTTTCACAGGAATTCATGGTTAATAACTGAAAGACTTGAAATATATCAAGATTAATGCATTCGCACATCTATTTAATGGTTTGTATAAGTCTTTAGTGACCCgagatctgactccaatttgaTCGCttttgattgttattgaaatatccatGTCGCTAATCCTTGAATATAATCATTGACTTAAATCTCGTTAGTGTACGATGGAATTAAACAGGCGAAATACGCGAATGAACTTCGAATACGTGTATTCTATACAATCATTGATCGgtaaatgaaacaaaacaaaatgatgCACGGTGGAGAAGCAAACTgaaccaactcgatttaatcaaatGTTAATCGATATCTGCAGCCAGATAAAAttaagctacagacatgtgatgaatagcaTAAGAAGTGCaaacacatacgctcatataaaaaaacagtcaatattgataaatgaataattaacaaggtcaaaatgtgacttaaGAAGGATGAATGAATTGGCATGTTGAGAGCTGTCtaggcttaacatagcaaccgacactacgaGACAATTTTTTGATTTTGTATCTTATCAAAGTATGTGTTTTGTTTTACTATATAAAAATTGGTCAATCTGATAAGTTACTTCGATTAATTCTACACATTCCTAAATGATTGTGTGATCAAATTATAAGATGCATACAAATAACTTACAAAATTTGACAATGATCAACATATTTTGCTTGTTTTAAtgagaataaataattttaatacttgagaacataagtcaattgaagctaaaccaccatggaaaacctggaagcactggacgaccgtttcgtccgattgtgggACATCTTAGCAGTGCTTATCCATGATTTCGCCtggcaagattcgaacccaggtggtctagcttcaattgactcatgatctcaactattaaaattactataactGTTGTATCTCGTGGgaatttatgaatggtaactttgtgaactatttatggaccaatgtgatatgtatattttctattgtataattgttaagtaactaatctaatcgtattcgtgtccctcttattataagctttaattTGACccacagactattattatatgatttactattcttgagttatccccagtctattgattactgttccccctattcacagtcacctttggctaaatcttgtacaaatattattttctactttatggtacgatgtggtctgtttgtttggtatataaacccagtatgtttgtgaataatgattcatattgcagaggctgttattggtgttctggagtTAACTGGCTgtgctaggcagatagcaggaccaagtagtactcaagactgctcacacggcttttgtgtatcattgctccgatcgataaattcactgctctccaattggcgatcttatcacgttcatatatatttacagggcacgtacgcacttactcaatcgatataacaacaaTCCATTGTAATATTAAAGCAAAAATAGTTGAATATTGTTTTGATTGAAAATATTGTTTGATAAGTTTATAAATTTCCACAGGATCAAGAAAGAAACGTCGACAAATTCCAGGAGCTTTTGATTAACTTGAATTTATATGA
Coding sequences within it:
- a CDS encoding XP_018647448.1, whose protein sequence is MCESKKIPYDFVIKNGVSPGVGIVQAVEEHHVDLIVIGNRGLSRLKRTLLGSVSSYVVHNAYVPCIMVPPV